A portion of the Streptomyces platensis genome contains these proteins:
- a CDS encoding cobalt-precorrin-5B (C(1))-methyltransferase, with protein sequence MAEAQPQGTGPQGPGKAAGGRSAQLAHTGLRPGWTTGACATAASTAAYTALLTGEFPDPVTITLPKGQTPSFALAVEELAPGRTTAMAGVVKDAGDDPDVTHGALVRATVRALPAGSGVVFKAGPGVGTVTRPGLPLDVGEPAINPVPRQLMREHLAEVAARHGGTGATADVEVEISVDHGEEIARSTWNPRLGILGGLSILGTTGIVVPYSCSAWIDSIRRGVDVARAAGRRHVAGCTGSTSEKVAVALHHLPEDALLDMGDFAGAVLKYIRRHPVERLTICGGFAKLSKLAAGHLDLHSARSQVDKGFLAELARRGGADEALAGAVAEANTGLAALQLCTAAGVPLGDLVAATARDESLAVLRGAPVAVDVICIDRAGMVVGRAEPRGPGEGRQGSPQR encoded by the coding sequence GTGGCTGAGGCGCAACCGCAGGGTACGGGGCCGCAGGGTCCGGGCAAGGCCGCGGGCGGGCGTAGTGCGCAGCTCGCGCACACCGGGCTGCGGCCCGGCTGGACGACCGGTGCCTGTGCGACGGCGGCGAGCACGGCCGCGTACACGGCGCTGCTGACCGGCGAGTTCCCCGATCCGGTGACGATCACGCTGCCGAAGGGGCAGACGCCGTCCTTCGCCCTGGCGGTGGAGGAGCTGGCGCCGGGGCGGACCACGGCCATGGCGGGGGTCGTCAAGGACGCGGGCGACGATCCGGACGTCACCCACGGGGCGCTCGTCCGGGCCACCGTGCGGGCACTGCCCGCGGGCTCGGGAGTCGTCTTCAAGGCCGGGCCCGGGGTCGGGACGGTGACGCGGCCCGGGCTGCCGCTGGACGTGGGGGAACCGGCGATCAATCCCGTGCCGCGGCAGCTGATGCGGGAGCATCTCGCGGAGGTCGCCGCGCGCCACGGCGGCACGGGGGCGACCGCCGATGTCGAGGTGGAGATCTCGGTCGATCACGGGGAGGAGATCGCCCGGAGCACCTGGAATCCGCGGCTGGGCATCCTGGGCGGGCTGTCGATCCTGGGGACCACCGGGATCGTGGTCCCGTACTCCTGCTCGGCGTGGATCGACTCCATCCGGCGGGGGGTGGACGTGGCGCGCGCGGCGGGCCGGCGGCATGTGGCCGGGTGTACGGGGTCGACGTCGGAGAAGGTGGCCGTCGCGCTGCACCATCTGCCGGAGGACGCGCTGCTGGACATGGGCGACTTCGCGGGGGCGGTGCTGAAGTACATCCGGCGTCATCCCGTGGAGCGGCTCACCATCTGCGGCGGGTTCGCCAAGCTGTCCAAGCTGGCGGCCGGGCATCTGGATCTGCACTCGGCGCGGTCCCAGGTGGACAAGGGTTTCCTGGCGGAGCTCGCGCGGCGGGGCGGCGCGGACGAGGCGCTGGCGGGGGCGGTCGCGGAGGCCAACACGGGCCTGGCGGCACTCCAGTTGTGCACGGCGGCGGGGGTTCCCCTGGGGGATCTGGTGGCGGCGACGGCGCGGGACGAGTCGCTGGCCGTGCTGCGAGGCGCGCCGGTCGCGGTCGATGTCATCTGCATCGACCGGGCCGGGATGGTGGTGGGGCGGGCGGAACCGCGGGGTCCGGGGGAGGGCCGGCAGGGAAGCCCGCAGCGGTGA
- the cobM gene encoding precorrin-4 C(11)-methyltransferase gives MTVHFIGAGPGAADLITVRGARTLASSGVCLYAGSLVPRELLAECPPGARLIDTAQLDLDTITAEMVRAHEEGHDVARLHSGDPSVFSAVAEQMRRLDAAGVPYDVVPGVPAFAAAAAALKRELTVPTVGQTVILTRVAQRATPMPEGEDLATLGRSGALLVLHLAAMYVDRVVAELLPHYGADCPAAVVAMASRPDELVLRGTLADIADQVKAAGVVRTAVIMVGRTLGAEQFRDSHLYSADRERPHLPCDGPSDTEPVTPSDTPVTPPVTETP, from the coding sequence ATGACCGTCCACTTCATCGGCGCGGGTCCCGGCGCCGCCGACCTGATCACCGTGCGCGGCGCCCGTACGCTCGCGTCCTCGGGGGTCTGTCTGTACGCCGGCAGCCTGGTGCCGCGGGAGCTGCTCGCCGAATGCCCGCCCGGTGCCCGGCTCATCGATACCGCGCAGCTGGACCTCGACACGATCACCGCCGAGATGGTGCGCGCCCATGAGGAGGGCCACGACGTGGCCCGGCTGCACTCCGGTGACCCGTCCGTCTTCAGCGCGGTCGCCGAGCAGATGCGCCGGCTGGACGCGGCCGGTGTGCCGTACGACGTGGTGCCTGGCGTCCCCGCGTTCGCCGCGGCGGCGGCCGCCCTCAAGCGTGAACTGACCGTCCCCACCGTCGGCCAGACCGTCATCCTCACCCGCGTCGCCCAGCGCGCCACCCCCATGCCGGAGGGCGAGGACCTCGCCACCCTCGGGCGCAGCGGTGCGCTGCTGGTGCTCCACCTGGCCGCCATGTACGTCGACCGGGTCGTCGCCGAACTTCTGCCGCACTACGGCGCCGACTGCCCCGCCGCGGTCGTCGCGATGGCCTCCCGCCCCGACGAACTCGTCCTGCGCGGCACCCTCGCCGATATCGCGGATCAGGTGAAGGCCGCGGGTGTGGTCCGTACGGCCGTCATCATGGTCGGCCGCACCCTGGGCGCCGAGCAGTTCCGCGACAGCCATCTCTACTCGGCGGACCGCGAGCGGCCGCATCTGCCGTGTGACGGGCCGTCGGACACCGAGCCCGTCACGCCGTCGGACACGCCGGTCACGCCGCCGGTCACGGAGACCCCGTAG
- the cbiE gene encoding precorrin-6y C5,15-methyltransferase (decarboxylating) subunit CbiE, which yields MSPAPPAPAAPEPLSVVGIGADGWDGLPPASRQALSAAEVLIGGARQLALLPAQCTGERVPWPSPLRPAVPGLLAAHAGRRVCVLASGDPMFYGIGRTLTEVIQEQAATGAGAAAGGPPAPELRILPHPSSVSHACARLGWPLEDTEVVTLVGRPAENLLRVLYDGRRVLVLSAGARTPAEVAALLRAHGFGPTRIRVLEQLGGPGEKTAEGTAEDWDLPPGDPLNVLALDCRRAPGTVPLSAVPGLPDAAYEHDGQLTKRHVRAATLAALAPAPGELLWDVGGGSGSIAIEWLRAHRGCRAVSVERDPVRAERIGRNARTLGVPGLRVVTGPAPAALDGLPTPDAVFIGGGLTAPGLLAACWAALPAGGRLVANTVTLESEALLADWYRQHGGELVRLAVAHAVPVGGFTGWRQAMPVTQWSALKPQATSPSPSSLPQETEQP from the coding sequence GTGAGCCCCGCACCACCCGCCCCGGCCGCTCCTGAACCCCTGTCCGTCGTCGGCATCGGGGCCGACGGCTGGGACGGCCTGCCGCCCGCCTCCCGGCAGGCCCTGAGCGCCGCCGAGGTGCTGATCGGCGGCGCCCGCCAGCTCGCGCTGCTGCCCGCGCAGTGCACCGGCGAGCGCGTCCCGTGGCCGTCGCCCCTGCGCCCCGCCGTCCCCGGCCTGCTCGCCGCGCATGCCGGACGCCGGGTGTGCGTGCTGGCCAGCGGCGACCCGATGTTCTACGGCATCGGACGGACGCTGACCGAGGTGATCCAGGAGCAGGCGGCGACCGGCGCGGGAGCGGCGGCGGGCGGCCCCCCGGCCCCTGAGCTGCGCATCCTCCCGCACCCCTCCTCCGTCTCCCACGCCTGCGCCCGCCTGGGCTGGCCGCTGGAGGACACCGAGGTCGTCACGCTCGTCGGACGGCCCGCCGAGAACCTCCTTCGCGTCCTGTACGACGGCCGCCGGGTGCTGGTGCTGTCCGCCGGCGCCCGGACCCCCGCCGAGGTCGCGGCCCTGCTGCGCGCCCACGGCTTCGGCCCGACCCGGATACGCGTACTGGAGCAGCTCGGCGGCCCCGGGGAGAAGACGGCCGAGGGGACCGCCGAGGACTGGGACCTGCCGCCCGGCGATCCCCTCAACGTCCTCGCCCTCGACTGCCGCCGCGCGCCCGGCACCGTGCCGCTCTCCGCCGTCCCCGGCCTCCCCGACGCCGCCTACGAGCACGATGGCCAGCTCACCAAGCGCCATGTCCGCGCCGCCACCCTCGCCGCCCTGGCGCCCGCCCCCGGTGAACTCCTCTGGGATGTCGGCGGCGGCTCCGGTTCCATCGCCATCGAGTGGCTGCGGGCGCACCGCGGCTGCCGCGCCGTCAGCGTCGAGCGCGACCCCGTACGGGCCGAGCGGATCGGCCGGAACGCGCGCACGCTCGGTGTCCCCGGACTGCGGGTCGTCACCGGCCCCGCGCCCGCCGCGCTGGACGGTCTGCCGACGCCGGACGCGGTCTTCATCGGCGGCGGACTGACCGCCCCCGGCCTGCTGGCCGCGTGCTGGGCGGCGCTGCCCGCGGGCGGCCGGCTGGTGGCGAACACCGTGACGCTGGAGTCCGAGGCGCTGCTCGCCGACTGGTACCGGCAGCACGGCGGCGAGCTGGTCCGGCTCGCGGTCGCGCACGCCGTGCCCGTCGGCGGGTTCACCGGCTGGCGGCAGGCGATGCCGGTCACCCAGTGGTCGGCCCTGAAGCCGCAGGCCACCTCCCCGTCCCCGTCCTCCCTTCCCCAGGAGACCGAGCAACCATGA
- a CDS encoding cation diffusion facilitator family transporter, which translates to MTEHAHSHGHSHSHAHGVSPDADRRWLRAALILLTAYMAVEVVIGVVAQSLALISDAAHMLTDAVSIVLALIAMRLAARPARGGFTYGLKRAEILSAQANGITLLLLSVWLAYEAVERLISPPKVTGGLVLITALAGIVVNLICTWLLSKANRSSLNVEGAYQHILTDLFGFVATAVAGLVVLTTGFERADAIASLVVVALMLRAGTGLVRESGRIFMEAAPAGIDPDALGDHLAAADEVVEVHDLHIWLITSGQPALSAHILVAPGGDCHKVRRSLQELLSGEYGITHATLQVDHVGEQGAPDELLTLSPRPGPGPEQRAGHCEDAHGPVHRPGPHRH; encoded by the coding sequence ATGACCGAGCACGCCCATAGCCACGGGCACAGCCACAGCCATGCGCACGGAGTCTCACCGGACGCGGACCGGCGCTGGCTGCGGGCCGCGCTGATCCTGCTCACCGCGTACATGGCGGTCGAGGTCGTCATCGGTGTGGTGGCGCAGTCCCTGGCGCTGATCTCGGACGCCGCCCATATGCTCACCGACGCGGTCTCGATCGTGCTGGCGCTGATCGCGATGCGGCTGGCCGCGCGGCCGGCCCGCGGGGGCTTCACCTACGGGCTCAAGCGCGCCGAGATCCTCTCCGCGCAGGCCAACGGCATCACCTTGCTGCTGCTGTCGGTCTGGCTGGCGTACGAGGCGGTCGAGCGGCTGATCTCACCCCCGAAGGTGACCGGCGGGCTGGTGCTGATCACCGCGCTGGCCGGGATCGTGGTCAATCTGATCTGCACCTGGCTGCTGTCCAAAGCCAACCGCTCCAGCCTGAACGTCGAGGGCGCCTATCAGCACATCCTCACCGACCTGTTCGGGTTCGTCGCCACTGCCGTCGCCGGTCTGGTCGTGCTGACCACGGGCTTCGAGCGGGCGGACGCGATCGCCTCGCTGGTGGTCGTCGCGCTGATGCTGCGGGCCGGTACGGGGCTGGTGCGGGAGTCCGGCCGGATCTTCATGGAGGCCGCGCCGGCCGGCATCGACCCGGACGCGCTGGGCGATCACCTGGCGGCCGCGGACGAGGTCGTCGAGGTACATGACCTGCACATCTGGCTGATCACCTCCGGGCAGCCGGCGCTCTCCGCGCACATCCTGGTGGCGCCGGGCGGCGACTGCCACAAGGTCCGCCGCAGCCTTCAGGAGCTGCTGAGCGGGGAGTACGGCATCACCCACGCCACCCTCCAGGTCGATCATGTCGGCGAACAGGGCGCACCCGATGAGCTGCTGACGCTCAGTCCACGGCCCGGTCCCGGCCCGGAGCAGCGGGCCGGCCACTGCGAGGACGCGCACGGTCCGGTGCACCGGCCGGGGCCGCACCGGCACTGA